From the Cololabis saira isolate AMF1-May2022 chromosome 13, fColSai1.1, whole genome shotgun sequence genome, the window GGCTGAGAGCTGCGACTGCCTGCAGGGCTTCCAGCTCACACATTCACTGGGTGGCGGCACCGGCTCGGGTATGGGCACCCTGCTCATCAGCAAGATCCGGGAGGAATACCCCGACCGCATCATGAACACCTTCAGTGTGATGCCTTCCCCTAAAGTGTCTGACACCGTCGTTGAGCCCTACAATGCTACGCTGTCGGTCCATCAGCTGGTAGAAAACACAGATGAGACCTATTGCATTGATAATGAGGCGCTCTATGATATCTGTTTCCGTACTCTGAAACTCACCACCCCAACATACGGTGACCTCAACCATTTAGTATCTGCCACCATGAGTGGCGTCACCACTTGCCTCAGGTTCCCAGGGCAGCTCAACGCTGACCTGCGCAAGCTGGCTGTAAACATGGTGCCATTCCCTCGTCTGCACTTCTTCATGCCGGGCTTTGCTCCCCTCACAAGTCGGGCTAGCCAGCAGTACAGAGCGCTGACGGTGCCAGAGCTCACACAGCAGATGTTTGACGCCAAAAACATGATGGCAGCCTGTGACCCGCGTCATGGTCGCTACCTGACAGTGGCCGCCATCTTCCGCGGCCGCATGTCTATGAAGGAGGTAGATGAGCAGATGCTTAACGTGCAGAACAAGAACAGCAGTTACTTTGTTGAATGGATCCCCAACAATGTCAAGACGGCTGTCTGTGACATTCCCCCCAGAGGCCTTAAGATGGCTGCCACCTTCATTGGCAACAGCACAGCCATTCAAGAGCTGTTCAAGCGCATCTCTGAGCAGTTCACGGCCATGTTCAGGCGCAAAGCTTTCCTCCACTGGTACACCGGGGAGGGGAtggatgagatggagtttaCTGAGGCTGAGAGCAACATGAATGACCTGGTGTCAGAATACCAGCAGTACCAGGATGCCACTGCTGAAGAAGAGGGAGAGTTTGAGGAGGGAGAGGACGAGGAGGATTTGGCCTAAATTTTCTGTTGATTTACTAATTTTTCCCTtttcaatgttaaaaaaaatacagttttcAATGTTCTGAGGAGGATTTGGCCCAAACTTTCTGTtgactcaatttattttcccttttcaatgttaaaaaaaaaaaaatgtgtttcagGTTTCAATGTTCTGAGTTGAGGATGATCTGGCCTGAGTTCAATGACACAAAAGCATTTCTTGTAATGTCTTCCTCACTCAAACACTTGTGTACTGTATGTTCAGTTTTCTGTGTTCTCAATAATCTAATAAAAGTTCTACAGCTCATTTGCCTTGGTTTTTGTTCACTATTGGTACAGTAAGTTCTAATTCTGTAATTGCCACAAGCTGAATAGCAATTGAAGCTGTAACGATGATAGTGGTCAGATTGTTCTGTGGTTGGTCATgcagatgaaaaaacaaaactcaaTTTACTTAAAAGAAATCCAAGTGACTGAAAATTTCACCCACATTGCATCGTTACTTGCATTCTGATAAACATGATTATTGGAATGGTGCATGTTATATTTGAGCACAAGAATAGGCAAGCAGCAAAGCCAACTTTGGCACAAGGATTCCCATTTGAATATAACAAATAATTCAACAAATCTGTTATAAACTGATGTCCACGTGTAAATGCAAGGCCTTGAGAATAAGGTTAATAAATGTCTGAATGAAGCACTTTTCCATGATTTCTGCTGCCCATACGTGGCAGTGGTCatgccccttttccatcatAATTAAAAATGAGCACTGTCAAACTTTTTTTATTCCAGAATTCATTTACAAAACACGGCAACATACAAAACAAATAACACCTCTTAACATACAAGGCACATTTGGAATTTACTTTAAAGTAAAATATAGCAAATGatagtggaaaaaaaacccccaaaaaacaaatataattaTATTCAGAGTTCTGTACAGATCGTCATTGTTGTTCTAGGGAACCTCAAATATTTCCAGTGTTTCATATGCGTCAGGAGAGCTttcgtttcttttccataagTTTTAAAGAACTGAAGTGATTATCCAGAGGAGTCCttttaaaaacagagaaaagtggttttgtttttgtccattTGGATGTGTGAATGAAGAATTTGCCCAAGAGTATCAGGTTGTTCCCAATCAGATCACAgtgtcttttattttaataccaAATACAACATTTTCCCTTGTGAGGGGAGCAAGTTGGATTTTGGTTGACAACCATTCTTGCAAATCTTCCCAAAATGTCCCAGAGTATTTGCAATGGAAGAACAGATGATCAGTTGTTTCAATTTCAGTTTCACAGAAGATAGTTATGATCTATGCCAAATCTCTTTCTTAACAGCTCATTGGATGGATAGATATTATTCATAACTTTGAAATGTACTTCTTTTGTCTTGGGGCTTACAGGATATGTATTTAGTTCTCAGTTTCTTCACTAGTTTGTGTAAGATGGTTTCAGTAGTATCTGTGAGCACATTTCAGTTGTATATGTGAGTGGATAtatttccagttgtatgtacAAGAGCGTTTTCAGTATAGTGTAAAAGAgttggatttcatatgtgtttatgaaggctaattcagaattatgtcccTCACGGCACCTCATTTTCAAATTTTGAACCCGTCTTATCATTagcaaagatactctatacataCTCTATATTATACTCTATAGATACTCTATACTCTCTCTAtactctacaggactgtctcagaaaattagaatagtgtgattttctgtaatgcaattacaaaaataaaaatgtcatacattctggattcattacaaatcaactgatatattgcaagccttttattattttaatattgctgatcatggcttacagcttaagaaaactcaaatatcctatctcaaaaaattagaatattctgggaatcttaatcttaaaactgtaaaccataatcagcaatattaaaataataaaatgcttgcaatatttcagttaatttgtaatgaatccagaatgtatgacatttttgttttttttaattgcattacagaaaataaagaactttatcacaatattctaattttctgagacagtcctgtatgctctACTCTGCATAGAACGTCTCTGTCATTAGTGTCGGTCTCGCCACTCGCCTGTAGGTGGCAGCAGAGAGTTTTTTGTCGCATCTGTTGCCACCAGAGAGGACCAGAAGAAGTAATAAAGTTTACcggaaaacaacaacacacgCTGGAAGCTCCGCACGTTGTTGAAGGATGTTTCAAGTTGGACTTTAACATCTGCTTTCTTGGAGTACGTATACGGGGAGATGCAGAGCCCCGCGGGCAGCGGCCGGCCTCTCTTCGGGGGGGCTCTGTCGGCCGTGATCCCTCAGCACGCCACGGACATCAGCGAGCTGCGGGAGATCCCGGACAACCAGGAGGTGTTCGCCCACTCCCACACCGACCAGAGCCTGGTCGTGGAGCTGGTGGAGTACCAGCACCAGGTGGCCGACCAGCACGCCGCCAGGTACACCATTGACGACCTGGCGGGCAGCAACCAGGCTGCTGCAGCAGGGGGCCACCCCagaagtgtcaagtaacgaagtacaaatacttcgttaccttacttaagtagacattttggttgtctatacttcactggagtaattatttttcagacgactttttacttcttacattttcacgcaattatctgtactttttactccttacattttaaaaacagcctcgttaatctatttcattttggccttaaaaaaaaaactatccagttaaattgtgaatttggttgtggttgtggcacagatgttcttgtctagttttgttcttacatcagattcctgcaactaaacttggatgtacattccaataaaggttaggataaatgataacatgcctctgaagtttgactttttgcaccattacaatacttataggcaactagtcatcatatcttctgctctctgaaacacatgttaatgctcaatattacacatatatggttctttaatatatttgcattatactaagatgcattcattttcaatggcttttgtccttaatggattttttcccccttacattacttttacttttatacgttaagaatcagaatcagaatcagaaagggggtttattgccaagtttgttaacacacacaaggaatttgttgtggtgattggtgcaatacagtaaaaataaaaatataaaagcaaacaaatatatggTGATAaactaagagatagaataaagtaaaatgtataaacagaaataaacagaaatgtacaatatgaggattaaaaagtagTTTAAAAAGTagtaagtagttttgaaaccagtacttttatagtttttcttgagtaaaaaacttgagttgatacttcaacttctacaggagtatttttaaactctagtatctatactcctacctgagtaatgaatgtgaatacttttgacacctctgccaggTACCACTTTGACGACCTGGCGGGCAGCAACCAGGCTGCAGCGGCGGGCTGCTGCGAGGTGGCGGGGGTGGCGGCTCTGCCCGGAGCAGAGCTGTCCCTGGCCCAGTGCAGCTGCGCCTGGACCTGCACGGGCACGCAGCGGGTGTCCAAGTTCAACGAGGAGGCGAGGAACACGGTGGTAATCCACCTGGGCGTGTTCCGCCTTCCGCAGTTCTCCACCGAGGTGCTGGTGACCTTCAACGACCCGCAGAGCATCAGAcccgccagcagcagcagcagcgcggaGCACACGGAGCCGTGGACGCTGCAGGACTTCCAGCGGGTGCTGCACACCCTGACCCTGCACAACCCCGGGCTGTTCGGCTAGAACCGGGACCCCCGAACTCAGTATTTGTTATTCTCTGTGACCCAGATGTTCACCAGGATCAAACAAGACAGCATGTGTGTATGATGGGAGTCACAACCCAAAAGacattaagcctgatttatggttatacgttaaattgacgcagaacctacgccatagggtacggcgtacggtgcgcgtcgccgcgtaccctacggcgtaggctatgcgttggtgtaacgcggaaccataaatcagcctggtaGTGCTGCTGCTGTCCTGACGCATAGGAATTCCTTCATTCTGTCAATAGAAATACAATGTGACCAAATAGTCCATGACTTAATCTCAGTCTCACTCCTCCTGTCTGCTGGAATGAATGATTAAAGTTGTGCAATTTAATCCTGTTCTTTTGTCAGTACATAGAATCTATTTGATCAGTTAAATGTATTAAGTGCACAATTCCCTTGTTCAAACTTGGATGTCAATGAAATGTTTTACCTGTCATACGCCTTTGATTTTTACTGACACATTGGTGTATTCATAAGCTTTCATAAAACAACATTTCCACACTATGTGGGGTCCTGGTCAGGGTAATCGAAGCATGCTGGACCCCATTTAAGAATACATGTATATTGGTTACATCTATCAATAGAACACCCTACCAACATACCCTCCTTAGACATCGATGAGCATCCTTCAATTCGTGTAAGCTACCACAGAAGCTTTGATTTCAGTTCTTAACGACTATACCAAGTTATTTGCCGATCTGTTTTTGAGATCAATATCATATAAGGACACCTGCTGCGTAAGGGGTAATAATGATTTGTGCAGCAATCACTGTCACTGACCAGatgtttattcatttttgttgtaTTAAGATTCTAGTTTGAGAACTGCAGaattaaaatattataaattattcaGCTCTAACCATctgataaatgtgtgtgtgtgtgtgtgtgggggtaaTATAGTTCACTAAGACAGAGTGAGACATCAAAAATATCTGGAAATCACAATCTCCCCCTTTTAGACTATCTAGTTAGTGGTGGGGAGCTTGCACCCCGTGGCTGAAATCAACATATTTCTATCAATATGGTGgcgataaaaatataaataatggcAAAGGCCAGTCTAGAAGTCAGGTGGTTAAGGGTGTAGGATGACTCCATACATGGCATGCCTTTGGAAAAGTTAAAAAGGATGTAGTACAGAGGCCTGAATGTTTTCACTGCAACGTGGTTTTGGTCGTAAACAATGAAGGTCTCAGCAGGAATATGTATTAAGTCAACTGTTTCCTTCGTTCACAACGGTGGCCTCATGGTGGAAAAATTCTACAATTTTAAAAACCTTGGAGAGACTTCATTCAACAGTGAGTTAGACACAAAATTTATGGTTTAGGAAATAGGTGCTATTAATTATTACGTGACAGTAAAACCAGTCTATTCAGATTTGAAGATAAACAGGTTGAAACCTGAGCTGTTTTCAAGTACCTTACATCCATTTAGCAGATGTGTGTATTATCCAAAGTAACTTACAAGGGCCAAACCTTGGGGGATTCTTGGGTAATGTTGTAGTTCTGTATACCTTACCCAGAGGTACTTTGAAATGTGGCCTGTGGAAGTTGCAGCTCGATCCAGTAGCCTTCAAACTGAAGGTCCACCGCTCTGCTTCATAAGCTACAGCAACCCCCGAGGCCCTATGCTACTATCTGAAAggggaaaaatgtttaaaactgGAGTCTGTTGTTAAATAAAAGTACAGCTTGTCTCCCCAAAGCCACATCAAACCCTTTTCTTCCGTTGGTGCAATCTTGACGGATTAAGATCTCATAAAGTCAGGCATTCCTTCCTGTCAGAGATTCCAGAGTAAGACATTCTTTCAACAACCACAGCATCACAACGGTGAAACCCCTTCTGGCTACCTGAGACAAACGTGCAGTTACTGGTTGTATTTGTCATAAAATTGAAAATACCCCATCTTTCAGGTTTGATGTGACTTCAGGAAAAAAAGCTCTTAATGTCTGGAGACAATTTTCCAAACATTATCAAGGTGGGCCTTTGCcaggatttaaaaacatgtttccaATTTCTATTCAAAATGATACGATTTTAGAAGTAATCATCATTATTTATGGTTCAGCAACAAGCTGTTGTCCATGCACATGTACTCGGAGGATGATGACTTGTTCAACACCGTGTGATTTAATGACTATAATCTATGCTGTTTGTTTTGAACAGTATAATGGCAGATTTACCACATTTGATGCATGAGACAtctgcaaccccccccccatcatccTCCCCCAAAAAGTttaattcaataaaaaataaaaaagagaattaataaatacaattatccaatgtattaataataatacaaacatTGTTATTTAGAAGCTGTTAAAGACAACAGTTGAGGTATTTCTTTAATGTCAATACAtataaaaatcaaataaaagggaggatttttattattttaccatttTATATAGGCATTAGAGGGTTAAAGACCAACTGACTATTCCAGCATAGATGGACCTCCTGTAAAAAATATAATTATGCATTTTTATGAAGGCAATTCACTCAAGTTTAATTttctatttaatttaattcaatttattctaatttaaatgaatttaattAATATACTTGCTCTCTAAATGTGTTTAATTTCATGCCACTGCATTGATTTCACTTTTCTATTGGACTACATTCATGTGACATCTATAATAgtatttttaaatcatattaaccaGTACATGCGTGaatgatttttttaaactgtccaataaatgcaattattttacttctgacaaacaaaactcatttatgttttgttttttttccatattcAAGTTTAAGGAGGTTATTAATGATGTGTCCCATACTCAAGCTCAATCAAGCTCTGAGCCCTGAGCTATATTCATTCATCTATTGACaggataacaaaaaaaaaacagaaaaccatCATTCAACATGCTCATCAAAGATTTAAGTAGTTAGCTGAGATAAATCCTTTTTATTATACAGTGTAGAGAATGGACGTGGGATAATGTTCTGATGTCCACTGAAGTTGCTAATGTGCAACTACACCATTCAAACCCATACAGAACATCTGTCCACATGAAAAGGTTAACAGTGCTTCTATGTTTATGCATCACTTGTTGTTGGAGTAGTACACTCATACTTTGAGTACAT encodes:
- the LOC133458306 gene encoding tubulin beta-4 chain, which gives rise to MREIVHLQAGQCGNQIGAKFWEVISDEHGIDPTGNYHGDSDLQLDRINVYYNEASGGKYVPRAVLVDLEPGTMDSVKSGPFGQVFRPDNFIFGQSGAGNNWAKGHYTEGAELVDSVLDVVRKEAESCDCLQGFQLTHSLGGGTGSGMGTLLISKIREEYPDRIMNTFSVMPSPKVSDTVVEPYNATLSVHQLVENTDETYCIDNEALYDICFRTLKLTTPTYGDLNHLVSATMSGVTTCLRFPGQLNADLRKLAVNMVPFPRLHFFMPGFAPLTSRASQQYRALTVPELTQQMFDAKNMMAACDPRHGRYLTVAAIFRGRMSMKEVDEQMLNVQNKNSSYFVEWIPNNVKTAVCDIPPRGLKMAATFIGNSTAIQELFKRISEQFTAMFRRKAFLHWYTGEGMDEMEFTEAESNMNDLVSEYQQYQDATAEEEGEFEEGEDEEDLA
- the rangrf gene encoding ran guanine nucleotide release factor, which encodes MQSPAGSGRPLFGGALSAVIPQHATDISELREIPDNQEVFAHSHTDQSLVVELVEYQHQVADQHAARYHFDDLAGSNQAAAAGCCEVAGVAALPGAELSLAQCSCAWTCTGTQRVSKFNEEARNTVVIHLGVFRLPQFSTEVLVTFNDPQSIRPASSSSSAEHTEPWTLQDFQRVLHTLTLHNPGLFG